One segment of Primulina tabacum isolate GXHZ01 chromosome 6, ASM2559414v2, whole genome shotgun sequence DNA contains the following:
- the LOC142548536 gene encoding uncharacterized protein LOC142548536 isoform X2, whose product MMNSATSNNMMSSASASGNNAQPPGLKTYFKTPEGKYKLQYEKTHPAIGQQYSQGKTVVQVTLAHLKDKPMQTPSQSSSSLGVSSGVRSAAARLWSGGNGGRALSFVGANGGKSVAGTSSRIGSLGASSLNNVVGNSNFDGKGTYLVFNSGDSVFISDLNSQDKDPIKCIQFNNVYPVCHAYDPDAKDGHDLLIGLSTGDVYSVSLREQLQDVGKKLVGAQHYNKDGSVNNSRCTCVAWIPYSDGLFVVAHADGNMYVYEKNKDGSGDPSFHVIKDPTQFSVSHARYSKNPVARWHVSHGSINGIAFSSDGSYIATVGRDGYLRVFDYKNEQLICGGKSYYGALLCCAWSMDGKYILAGGEDDLVQVWSMEDRKIVAWGEGHNSWVSGVSFDSYWLAPNSDGVAENVVYRFGSVGQDTQLLLWDLEMDELVVPVRRPPGGSPTLSTGSQSSHWDSACPVGTLQPAPSMRDIPKLSPLVAHRVHTEPLSGLIFSQDSVLTCSRDGHIKIWTRPGSLESQSNTTDSMLTASLKEKPSIPSGKVVSPRFKQ is encoded by the exons ATGATGAACTCTGCGACGAGTAATAATATGATGTCTTCAGCATCCGCGTCTGGGAACAACGCACAGCCGCCGGGTTTGAAGACTTATTTCAAGACCCCAGAAGGCAAATACAAGCTTCAGTATGAGAAGACCCATCCAGCGATTGGTCAACAGTATTCCCAAGGCAAAACTGTAGTTCAG GTTACACTGGCTCACCTCAAGGATAAGCCAATGCAGACACCATCACAATCATCCTCAAGTTTGGGTGTCAGCAGTGGCGTGAGGTCAGCGGCAGCAAGGTTATGGAGTGGTGGAAATGGTGGTAGGGCCCTTAGTTTTGTTGGAGCAAATGGAGGTAAGTCGGTCGCTGGCACTAGTAGTAGAATAGGATCATTAGGCGCGTCAAGTTTGAATAATGTTGTTGGGAATTCAAACTTTGATGGTAAGGGGACTTACTTGGTGTTCAACTCCGGTGATTCAGTTTTCATCAGTGATTTAAATTCGCAGGATAAG GATCCTATAAAGTGTATCCAGTTTAATAATGTATACCCTGTTTGTCATGCATATGACCCCGATGCAAAAGACGGGCATGATTTGCTTATTGGTTTAAGCACTGGAGATG TCTATTCAGTGTCACTCAGAGAACAACTACAAGATGTTGGGAAGAAGCTTGTCGGGgctcaacattataataaagaTGGTTCTGTTAACAATAG TCGTTGCACCTGTGTTGCATGGATTCCCTACAGTGATGGATTATTTGTAGTTGCTCACGCAGATGGAAatatgtatgtttatgaaaag AACAAAGATGGTTCTGGTGATCCTTCATTCCATGTGATCAAGGACCCAACTCAGTTTTCTGTTTCACATGCACGCTACAGTAAG AATCCTGTTGCTAGATGGCATGTATCCCATGGTTCAATAAATGGCATTGCTTTTTCAAGTGATGGATCTTATATAGCAACCGTCGGAAGAGATG GTTATCTTCGAGTGTTTGACTACAAAAACGAACAACTTATATGTGGTGGAAAAAGCTATTATGGCGCTTTACTGTGTTGTGCTTGGAG TATGGATGGAAAATACATTTTGGCTGGAGGAGAAGATGACCTAGTTCAAGTTTGGAGCATGGAAGATCGGAAGATTGTGGCATGGGGCGAGGGACACAACTCATGG GTTAGTGGTGtgtcatttgattcatattggTTGGCACCAAATTCTGATGGTGTGGCTGAAAATGTTGTATACCGTTTTGGCTCAGTTGGTCAG GACACACAATTACTTCTATGGGATCTTGAAATGGATGAACTTGTGGTACCAGTACGGCGTCCCCCTGGTGGGTCCCCCACTTTAAGTACCGGAAGCCAGTCATCTCACTGGGACAGTGCTTGTCCTGTTGGCACCTTGCAACCTGCTCCAAGCATGAGAGACATCCCAAAACTCTCTCCGCTAGTGGCTCATCGTGTTCACACAGAACCTCTTTCTGGTTTGATATTCTCTCAAGATTCTGTTCTTACTTGTAGCCGGGATGGACACATAAAAATTTGGACTAGACCTGGTTCCCTTGAAAGCCAATCAAACACCACTGATTCTATGTTAACTGCAAGCTTGAAAGAAAAGCCATCAATACCATCGGGGAAAGTGGTAAGTCCTCGTTTCAAACAATGA
- the LOC142548536 gene encoding uncharacterized protein LOC142548536 isoform X1, translated as MMNSATSNNMMSSASASGNNAQPPGLKTYFKTPEGKYKLQYEKTHPAIGQQYSQGKTVVQVVCQVTLAHLKDKPMQTPSQSSSSLGVSSGVRSAAARLWSGGNGGRALSFVGANGGKSVAGTSSRIGSLGASSLNNVVGNSNFDGKGTYLVFNSGDSVFISDLNSQDKDPIKCIQFNNVYPVCHAYDPDAKDGHDLLIGLSTGDVYSVSLREQLQDVGKKLVGAQHYNKDGSVNNSRCTCVAWIPYSDGLFVVAHADGNMYVYEKNKDGSGDPSFHVIKDPTQFSVSHARYSKNPVARWHVSHGSINGIAFSSDGSYIATVGRDGYLRVFDYKNEQLICGGKSYYGALLCCAWSMDGKYILAGGEDDLVQVWSMEDRKIVAWGEGHNSWVSGVSFDSYWLAPNSDGVAENVVYRFGSVGQDTQLLLWDLEMDELVVPVRRPPGGSPTLSTGSQSSHWDSACPVGTLQPAPSMRDIPKLSPLVAHRVHTEPLSGLIFSQDSVLTCSRDGHIKIWTRPGSLESQSNTTDSMLTASLKEKPSIPSGKVVSPRFKQ; from the exons ATGATGAACTCTGCGACGAGTAATAATATGATGTCTTCAGCATCCGCGTCTGGGAACAACGCACAGCCGCCGGGTTTGAAGACTTATTTCAAGACCCCAGAAGGCAAATACAAGCTTCAGTATGAGAAGACCCATCCAGCGATTGGTCAACAGTATTCCCAAGGCAAAACTGTAGTTCAG GTTGTGTGTCAGGTTACACTGGCTCACCTCAAGGATAAGCCAATGCAGACACCATCACAATCATCCTCAAGTTTGGGTGTCAGCAGTGGCGTGAGGTCAGCGGCAGCAAGGTTATGGAGTGGTGGAAATGGTGGTAGGGCCCTTAGTTTTGTTGGAGCAAATGGAGGTAAGTCGGTCGCTGGCACTAGTAGTAGAATAGGATCATTAGGCGCGTCAAGTTTGAATAATGTTGTTGGGAATTCAAACTTTGATGGTAAGGGGACTTACTTGGTGTTCAACTCCGGTGATTCAGTTTTCATCAGTGATTTAAATTCGCAGGATAAG GATCCTATAAAGTGTATCCAGTTTAATAATGTATACCCTGTTTGTCATGCATATGACCCCGATGCAAAAGACGGGCATGATTTGCTTATTGGTTTAAGCACTGGAGATG TCTATTCAGTGTCACTCAGAGAACAACTACAAGATGTTGGGAAGAAGCTTGTCGGGgctcaacattataataaagaTGGTTCTGTTAACAATAG TCGTTGCACCTGTGTTGCATGGATTCCCTACAGTGATGGATTATTTGTAGTTGCTCACGCAGATGGAAatatgtatgtttatgaaaag AACAAAGATGGTTCTGGTGATCCTTCATTCCATGTGATCAAGGACCCAACTCAGTTTTCTGTTTCACATGCACGCTACAGTAAG AATCCTGTTGCTAGATGGCATGTATCCCATGGTTCAATAAATGGCATTGCTTTTTCAAGTGATGGATCTTATATAGCAACCGTCGGAAGAGATG GTTATCTTCGAGTGTTTGACTACAAAAACGAACAACTTATATGTGGTGGAAAAAGCTATTATGGCGCTTTACTGTGTTGTGCTTGGAG TATGGATGGAAAATACATTTTGGCTGGAGGAGAAGATGACCTAGTTCAAGTTTGGAGCATGGAAGATCGGAAGATTGTGGCATGGGGCGAGGGACACAACTCATGG GTTAGTGGTGtgtcatttgattcatattggTTGGCACCAAATTCTGATGGTGTGGCTGAAAATGTTGTATACCGTTTTGGCTCAGTTGGTCAG GACACACAATTACTTCTATGGGATCTTGAAATGGATGAACTTGTGGTACCAGTACGGCGTCCCCCTGGTGGGTCCCCCACTTTAAGTACCGGAAGCCAGTCATCTCACTGGGACAGTGCTTGTCCTGTTGGCACCTTGCAACCTGCTCCAAGCATGAGAGACATCCCAAAACTCTCTCCGCTAGTGGCTCATCGTGTTCACACAGAACCTCTTTCTGGTTTGATATTCTCTCAAGATTCTGTTCTTACTTGTAGCCGGGATGGACACATAAAAATTTGGACTAGACCTGGTTCCCTTGAAAGCCAATCAAACACCACTGATTCTATGTTAACTGCAAGCTTGAAAGAAAAGCCATCAATACCATCGGGGAAAGTGGTAAGTCCTCGTTTCAAACAATGA